The nucleotide window GAGCCTAAAAGACTGGAGCCCGGAAAAACAAATGCACAAAACAGACTGTCCTATTCCACCGATAAAGAATATTCCTGGATCTGGGAAAATACACTGAACTACAACAAGATCCTCAAAAGACACAACATCGGTGCGATGGTGTCTATGACAGCACAGGAAGCAGGCAACCGCAACTTCACCGCTGCTGCCAGAAGCTTCGAAAATGAATCTGACTGGGCACGTTTTTTTGTGAACGCCGGTATATTCGACCAGGACCGTCCAACGGATGATGAATGGAAAGACCGCAACGCTTCTTATGTAGGAAGAATCTCCTATAGCTGGGCCGACCGTTATTTCGTAACCGGTAGCTACCGTTATGATATCGCCGGCCGACTGGCTGTTGGTAACCGCGCCAAAGGTTTCCCCGGTGTAACAGCCGCCTGGAAAATCAGCTCTGAACCATTCTTCCATGTACCTGCAGTAGACCTGGTAAAAATCAGGGCGAGCTGGGGCCGCATCGGTAATATCGGCTCCGTTGACCGCTACTACGGTTATCCTAAACTGAAAGATAATTATACCTATCAGATCGGAAATGGTGCCCCCCGTGTAAACGCACTGTTCACCGAAGTTCAGAACAATCCTAACCTCACCTGGGAAACATCTCAGCAAACAGATATCGGTATCGATATCAGCCTGCTCAAACAACGCCTCAACATCACCGCTGATTATTTCGACAAACGTACCTTTGATCTCATCAAACAGCAGGACACTTACTGGCCGGGCACTTTCGGCCTCAAAGCCCCGCAGATCAACCAGGGTGAAATAGGTAACAAAGGCATCGAAGTGGCAGTGAGCTGGCACGATAAAATAGGTACAGTAGGTTATGACCTGAGTGCTAATATGGCTACCCTGAAAAACCGGGTGTTATATATCGATGATAACCCCAACTCTTTCTGGATACACAACGACAGCTGGAGAAATGTATTGTCTCCTTACCGCTCCCAGGTAGGACAACCTTATTACTCCTATTGGCTGATACAGTCTGCCGGTATTTTCCAGTCAGATGCTGAAGCTAACGCCTACACGAAAAACGGACAGAAAATACAACCCAATGCCAAAGCCGGTGACCTGAAATTCGTGGACCAGAACGGCGACGGAAAAATTGATGATGCCGACAGAGTGTATATGGGCAATGCCTTCCCTAAACTGACTTATGGCTTTACCGCCAGCTTTACCTGGAAAAACTTCGACCTGAGCCTCTTCCTGCAGGGTGTAGGTGGCGTGAAACTATTCAATGCCTTTAAGCAGAGCACTCTCAATGGAGCTGAACAGGGCTACAATCGCTGGGACAAAATACTGGATGCCTGGTCTCCTGATAATGCCGGCTCCAATATCCCCCGCATATCTTCACAGGATGCCAACAAAAACTTCCAGACAGCTTCTGACTGGTATCTGGAAAATGGTAACTACCTGCGCCTGAAAAACCTGCTGATAGGCTACACCTTCAACAAGATGCGCTGGAACCAGGGTCTTCGTGTATACTTCAGCGGTGACAACCTCCTCACCTTTACCAAATATTCCGGAATGGACCCTGAAGTAGGCGGTGTAGGCCTCGATGGCGGACAGTTCCCCGTATCCCGTGTGTATTCGCTGGGCCTTAATGTTAAATTCTGATCAACTCAACAATCATGAAAAAGAGAAATATTTATATACCCGTTCTGATAGCGCTGATGGCCGGCGGAAGCGGCTGTACTGATAAGTGGGTGGACACCAAACCTAATGGCGCACCTTCTACAGCTTTCTTCTGGCAAAGCGATAATGATCTCCGTAAAGCCACTGCTGCGCTGTATATCGAAATGAAAAGTGAAGAAACCTGGGGAAGGGACCTCTTCTGGGTACAGGATGCCAGCGATGATCTGATTGTAGGCAGGGTAAAAGCCAACGGAGAAAATATCAAGAATTTTATTCCCACTGGCCGGGAAGATTATCTCGCTGAAGGATGGAAACGTTTATACGGTACTATCAGTAAAGCCAACCAGGCCATCCAGGGTATTCAGTCTGCAGTGAATGTATCGGATGCCGTAAAAAAACAATCACTGGGAGAAGCCTATTTTATGCGTGGTTTTGCGCATTTCTGGATCGCTTATATGTGGGGCCATAAAAACCAGGGCGTACCTTTTGATGGACCGGAGAATGCGGAATATGGCAAACGCATTCCTCCACAACTGGCATCTGTGACCGACAACTACGCACAGATTATCAGCGACCTGCAGAAAGCAGCAGACCTGCTGCCATTGTTTGAATCCTATGGTGATGCTGATAAAGGCCGTGCGCATAAAGCCGCTGCCTGGGCCTACATGGTAAAAGTATATGCTTACTGGGCACAGTTCGATAAAACCAAATGGCAACTGGTGCCGGCTTTGTGCGACAAAATCCGCGATGAAGGACATCGCGCCCTTATCACCGGCAAAGCCAGTGGAAAACAAAACTATCAGGCTGTTTTCAGTGTGGCCAACAACTGGTCATCTGAATATATCTGGTCTGTAACCTCCGGTATGCAGGGTGGTTCAGAGTTCCCCGGTGTAGTACTGGAAAACAAAGGATGGCTTAAATACAATGGTTGGGGTTATTTCCAGCCTACGGAAGAGCTGTATGAAGAATATGAAGCCAATGATCCCAGAAGGGAAGTGACCATCCTCAAATTTGGTGACAAATTTACCTATATCGGACAGGAGAAATTATATACTTCAACCAACAGTCTGTCCGGTTTCCAGATGAACAAGTATATGGAACCATATAGCTACGGTTCAAATGGTGACATGAGTTCCAATACCTTCGCAAGCTCTAACCCTGATTATCCAACTACAGCATTGAGCCTGCCGCTGATCCGGTATGCAGAAATCCTGTTGTTTAAAGCAGAAGCCCTGATCGAACAGGGCAGGGCAGGGGAAGCTGCTGCACCACTCAATGAAGTAAGGACCCGTGTAGGACTCGCTCCCGTGGCCACCCCTACAATGAACGATCTTAAACACGAACGTCGCGTGGAGCTGGCTTGTGAATGGACCGACCGCTTCCATGATCTTAAAAGATGGGGTGACTATGCTAAAATCAATGCGCCACTGCATGGCCGTATACATGCCAACCGCGAAGATCCGGCTTCTCCTTATACCATCAAGGAGGTTTGGCCTGCCCGCAACTTTAACCCGGACAAACATATGGCGTGGCCTATCAGTCCGGACGAAATTGCCCGCACCAACGGCGCTTATAAACAAACACCAGGCTGGTAATAACCAGGCATAATAAAAAAACAAACGGCTGAAATTTTCTGCGAGTAGAAAATTTCAGCCGTTTGTTTTATGCAGGTTGTCTATCTTTAAACACAACCTAAATCCTGTTACTTTTCTTATGCTATTTTTTTTATTGGTGATAACGGCGCTTACTGCAGCATTGATGGCTGGGCTTTTTTATGCCTATTCCTGTTCGGTAAATCCGGGGCTGGGCCGTTTGTCTGACACCTGCTATATGGCAGCTATGCAGTCTATCAACAGAGTGATCCTCAATCCGGTTTTTTTCATTGGTTTTATGGGCCCGGTATTTTTGCTGCCTTTAAGTACCTGGCTGGTCTTCCGGCAGGGCGCAACAGTAAGCGGCTGGTGCCTGCTGGCGGCGACTATCATTTACCTGGCTGGTGTTTTTGGGGTAACCGCAGCTGGTAATGTACCGCTCAACAATGCGCTGGACAAAGTATCGCTGCAGGGGGATGCCGCAGAGATAGCAGCACAACGCGCCCGTTTCGAAAAGCCATGGAACCGGCTCAATATGGTTCGTACCATTGGCGCCATCATAACAGTGACGCTGGTCATCATTGCCTGTCTGAAAATGAATTTTTAAAAAAGAAAGCCGGGTGCTTTGTCACACCCGGCCGTTATAACATTGTTATTTCTGTGGAAGTTCGTTCTGCTGTAGATAACCAAAGAGGCCGTGTAATCCGCCATTAGGGCTTGCGGTGAAAAATATTTTATTACCGGCGCCGGTCACATGGCCTTCAAGTGCCAATAATCCATCAATCGTCAGCGGAGCATTGTCTTTCCTGAGTTGTCCGAGGAAAGTGCCGCTTGCACTATAAGCATTGATACGGCCATCGCCGAAGTTGCCGATCAGGATCACATCATCACCAAAGTCGCTACAGCCTTCTGTAATACCCCATGGGGAGTTGAGCGTGCCCTGGGAAGCAAACCTTCTTACCAGGGAGCCATCCGATCTGAAAATATTTACATATCCATTGCCAGGGCCTGCCTCGTCAACTCTTTTTTGGGGGAGTTTCTGCTTAGCGTAGGTAACATACAGTAAACCGTCGATGTTCCGGATATTAAATGGAGCAAAGCCGGCCGGAATATTCGGATCACGGAATTGTTTGTACGGAATATATTTGAAAGCCGTGTCAAATACATCTATCGTTCCATCGCGGAAATTGGCAGCGTAAATATATGATTTGCCACTATCACTGGCGATGGCAATGCCTGTGTAAACAGCCTTGTCATTAAAGCGGGCAGTATGGTAAACTCCAGTATCACCGGATACCCAGGATACAAAGGTACCATCATCTATCGCAAAGATGAAATGGGCGCCACCAAAGCCGCTGGTATGGTTGAACACAACGCCGGTCCGACGGGCACCTTCGGTAGCAGGGATTATCACGGGTTTCCTCAGTTGGTTCCCGTCTTTATCATAAATAACACTATGTTGAAAAAGAGGACTAATTTCTGGGTTGTTGGTAGAAATCCAGAAAGCACCGGAAGGGCTCACTGCAAGTCCCCAGGCATTGACAAGAAGCGGGTCGATACGAGCGGCACCAAAGCTTGCATTATCAGCCACCAGATTAGTTTGTTTATAGTCTTTCGACAAACAGTCACAATCGTTACAATCGTTAGGGGGCCATCTGCGGCAACTGGTAGCCATCATTAAAAGCATGACCAGCGTCACCGCTATTCCGGAATGAACATTTCCTGCCGATCCTGCTGTAAGCAGTTTTTTAAATGAAGTTGTCATCTCGCTGCGTTTTTAGACGTGAAGGAATAATACATCGTGTAGTGAGCGTATTGTTTCCTGAACCTGAATGTCAAAAGAGGAAGGCCGGGCACGATACAGTGCCCGGCGGATGTGCTGCTGCAATTCCTGGTAGATGTGCTGTATTTTTGAATGTTAGTTCTTCTGTATGTAACCAAAGAGGCCGTGAGATTCTCCATTAGGGCCTGCGGTGAAAAATATTTTATTACCGGCACCGGTCACATGACTTTCAAGTGCCCATAATCCGTCAATCTTCAGTGGGGCGTTACCCTTCCTGAGTTGTCCGAGGAAAGTACCGTTTTTACTATAGGCATTGATACGGCCGTCGCCGAAGTTGCCGATGAGGATCACGTCATCTCCCAACCCGCTAAAGCTGCTACAGCCTTCTGTTATACCCCATGGGGAATTGAGTGTGCCCTGGGAAGCAAATCTTCTCACAAAGGAACCATCAGGTTTGTAAACATCTACAAATCCATTACCAGGACCAGGCTGGTTGAAGCGCCTTTCAGGGAGCTGCTGTTTGGCATAGAGCACATACAGTAAACCGTCGATGTTCCGGATATTAAAAGGGGCGTAGTCTGCCGGAAGGCCCGGATCATGGAATTGTTTGTAGCCAAC belongs to Chitinophaga sp. HK235 and includes:
- a CDS encoding DUF1772 domain-containing protein, which produces MLFFLLVITALTAALMAGLFYAYSCSVNPGLGRLSDTCYMAAMQSINRVILNPVFFIGFMGPVFLLPLSTWLVFRQGATVSGWCLLAATIIYLAGVFGVTAAGNVPLNNALDKVSLQGDAAEIAAQRARFEKPWNRLNMVRTIGAIITVTLVIIACLKMNF
- a CDS encoding RagB/SusD family nutrient uptake outer membrane protein yields the protein MKKRNIYIPVLIALMAGGSGCTDKWVDTKPNGAPSTAFFWQSDNDLRKATAALYIEMKSEETWGRDLFWVQDASDDLIVGRVKANGENIKNFIPTGREDYLAEGWKRLYGTISKANQAIQGIQSAVNVSDAVKKQSLGEAYFMRGFAHFWIAYMWGHKNQGVPFDGPENAEYGKRIPPQLASVTDNYAQIISDLQKAADLLPLFESYGDADKGRAHKAAAWAYMVKVYAYWAQFDKTKWQLVPALCDKIRDEGHRALITGKASGKQNYQAVFSVANNWSSEYIWSVTSGMQGGSEFPGVVLENKGWLKYNGWGYFQPTEELYEEYEANDPRREVTILKFGDKFTYIGQEKLYTSTNSLSGFQMNKYMEPYSYGSNGDMSSNTFASSNPDYPTTALSLPLIRYAEILLFKAEALIEQGRAGEAAAPLNEVRTRVGLAPVATPTMNDLKHERRVELACEWTDRFHDLKRWGDYAKINAPLHGRIHANREDPASPYTIKEVWPARNFNPDKHMAWPISPDEIARTNGAYKQTPGW
- a CDS encoding TIGR03118 family protein — its product is MTTSFKKLLTAGSAGNVHSGIAVTLVMLLMMATSCRRWPPNDCNDCDCLSKDYKQTNLVADNASFGAARIDPLLVNAWGLAVSPSGAFWISTNNPEISPLFQHSVIYDKDGNQLRKPVIIPATEGARRTGVVFNHTSGFGGAHFIFAIDDGTFVSWVSGDTGVYHTARFNDKAVYTGIAIASDSGKSYIYAANFRDGTIDVFDTAFKYIPYKQFRDPNIPAGFAPFNIRNIDGLLYVTYAKQKLPQKRVDEAGPGNGYVNIFRSDGSLVRRFASQGTLNSPWGITEGCSDFGDDVILIGNFGDGRINAYSASGTFLGQLRKDNAPLTIDGLLALEGHVTGAGNKIFFTASPNGGLHGLFGYLQQNELPQK